One region of Haloprofundus salilacus genomic DNA includes:
- a CDS encoding TatD family hydrolase: protein MDELGTPVLDNHLHLDPRHGRGVEAVEEFAHLGGTHLLVVNKPSWHLGVETETGEDFRSVFEETLGAVAEANQVLAGHAWPVLGVHPGLITRLTDERDFAPEAARDLMCAGLDVAAEFVAEGRALALKSGRPHYEVSDVVWEASNDVLKHALALGAERDCAVQLHTEASEDLTDIAEWAEARGLPAERVVKHYAGGTLRGLTPSVMSEKDRLRVAVDADEPFLMETDFVDDPDRPGAVLGPKTVPRRVRWLLDEGHERAMRNAHVETPKHVYGIDTESTLD, encoded by the coding sequence ATGGACGAACTCGGTACACCAGTTTTGGACAACCACCTACATCTCGACCCGCGGCACGGCCGGGGCGTCGAGGCCGTCGAGGAGTTCGCGCACCTCGGTGGGACCCACCTGCTCGTCGTCAACAAACCCTCGTGGCACCTCGGCGTCGAAACCGAGACGGGCGAGGACTTCCGCTCCGTGTTCGAGGAGACGCTCGGCGCAGTCGCCGAGGCGAACCAGGTGCTCGCCGGGCACGCGTGGCCGGTACTCGGCGTCCACCCCGGACTCATCACCCGCCTGACCGACGAACGCGACTTCGCGCCCGAGGCGGCGCGCGACCTGATGTGCGCCGGACTCGACGTCGCCGCCGAGTTCGTCGCGGAGGGCCGCGCGCTGGCGCTGAAATCGGGTCGCCCCCACTACGAGGTCTCGGATGTCGTCTGGGAGGCCTCCAACGACGTGCTGAAACACGCGCTCGCGCTCGGCGCGGAGCGCGACTGCGCGGTCCAGTTACACACCGAGGCGAGCGAGGACCTGACCGACATCGCCGAGTGGGCCGAGGCGCGGGGCCTCCCCGCCGAGCGCGTCGTCAAACACTACGCGGGCGGGACGCTCCGCGGCCTGACGCCGAGCGTGATGAGCGAGAAAGACCGCCTGCGCGTCGCCGTCGACGCCGACGAGCCGTTTCTGATGGAGACTGATTTCGTCGACGATCCGGACCGGCCGGGCGCGGTGCTCGGGCCGAAGACGGTTCCCCGCCGCGTCCGCTGGTTGCTCGACGAGGGTCACGAACGAGCGATGCGAAACGCGCACGTCGAGACGCCGAAGCACGTCTACGGCATCGACACCGAGTCGACGCTCGACTGA
- a CDS encoding NYN domain-containing protein, translating into MELLGRLTDESGRDRGVALFVDGPNILRDEFDVDLDDVREAAEGAGRLVTTRLYLDEHATPGLIQAAEARGFEVVVTSGDVDVKLAVDATRFAIEDGVGTLAVASRDTDFKPVLEIANSQGIRTLAIAPGTHGRSDALRNAATESITLGE; encoded by the coding sequence ATGGAGTTGCTCGGGCGGCTCACGGACGAGTCGGGGCGCGACAGAGGCGTCGCGCTGTTCGTCGACGGGCCGAACATTCTGCGCGACGAGTTCGACGTCGACTTGGACGACGTGCGGGAGGCGGCGGAGGGCGCGGGGCGTCTCGTCACGACCCGCCTGTATCTCGACGAACACGCGACACCGGGGCTGATTCAGGCGGCGGAGGCCCGCGGCTTCGAGGTGGTCGTCACGAGCGGCGACGTCGACGTGAAGCTCGCAGTCGACGCGACGCGCTTCGCCATCGAAGACGGCGTCGGAACGCTGGCCGTCGCCTCGCGCGACACGGATTTCAAGCCAGTCCTGGAGATAGCGAACTCGCAGGGCATCCGGACGCTCGCCATCGCGCCGGGGACGCACGGACGGTCGGACGCGCTCCGAAACGCGGCCACCGAGAGCATCACTCTCGGCGAGTAA
- a CDS encoding S8 family serine peptidase, which yields MSDKDTPSWKRRGFLKTTGALGLVGLSGVGAATPGRNPGPKEDEILVGVSKTADSPRAAVESAVPGNARIVHENKQLSYVAVKFPSEASDAARENFVEAVTNRENVKYAEKNETLEALYTPSDERYSDQYAPQQVNADVAWDTTLGSSDVTVAVIDQGVKYDHPDLADQFGSNKGYDFVDDDSDPYPDVLKDEYHGTHVAGIAAATTDNGEGIAGISNSTLLSGRALSEEGSGSTADIADAVQWAADQGADVINLSLGGGGYTDTMKNAVSYAYDAGSLVVAAAGNDYGSSVSYPAAYSECLAVSALDEDESLASYSNVGPEIELAAPGSNVLSTWTTSTEYDSISGTSMATPVVSGVAGLTLAQFSLTNEELRTHLKNTAVDVGLSSDEQGSGRVDAGNAVTTEPGSGSDGGSGDSTSASVDGSLSGYWDSKCWSYGFEYDGPSKIVVELSGPSDADFDLYVNEGSGSCPSTSDYDYRSWTTDSQETITIDDPDDSADLTVLVDSYSGSGDYTLTITEYQ from the coding sequence ATGTCAGACAAAGACACTCCCTCGTGGAAGCGTCGTGGATTCCTGAAGACGACCGGTGCGCTCGGTCTCGTCGGCCTCAGCGGCGTCGGTGCGGCGACGCCGGGTCGCAACCCCGGTCCGAAGGAAGACGAGATTCTCGTCGGCGTCTCGAAGACGGCGGACAGTCCGCGCGCGGCGGTCGAGAGCGCGGTGCCGGGCAACGCCCGTATCGTCCACGAGAACAAGCAGCTCAGCTACGTCGCCGTGAAGTTCCCGTCGGAGGCGTCCGACGCCGCCCGAGAGAACTTCGTCGAGGCGGTAACGAATCGCGAGAACGTCAAGTACGCGGAGAAAAACGAGACGCTCGAAGCGCTTTATACGCCGTCGGACGAGCGGTACTCCGACCAGTACGCGCCGCAGCAGGTCAACGCCGACGTGGCGTGGGATACGACGCTCGGTAGTTCCGATGTCACCGTCGCCGTCATCGACCAGGGCGTCAAGTACGACCATCCGGACCTCGCCGACCAGTTCGGCTCGAACAAGGGCTACGACTTCGTCGACGACGACTCGGACCCGTACCCGGACGTCCTCAAAGACGAGTACCACGGCACCCACGTCGCCGGTATCGCCGCAGCGACGACGGACAACGGCGAGGGCATCGCGGGCATCAGCAACTCCACGCTGCTGTCGGGGCGCGCGCTCTCCGAGGAGGGCAGCGGGTCGACCGCCGACATCGCCGACGCCGTCCAGTGGGCCGCGGACCAGGGTGCGGACGTCATCAACCTCTCGCTCGGCGGCGGCGGCTACACGGACACGATGAAAAACGCCGTCTCGTACGCCTACGATGCCGGGTCGCTCGTCGTCGCAGCCGCGGGCAACGACTACGGCTCGTCGGTCTCCTACCCGGCGGCGTACAGCGAGTGTCTCGCGGTCTCGGCGCTCGACGAGGACGAGTCGCTTGCCAGTTACTCGAACGTCGGCCCAGAGATCGAACTCGCCGCGCCCGGTTCGAACGTCCTCTCGACGTGGACGACGAGCACCGAGTACGACAGCATCTCCGGCACGTCGATGGCGACGCCCGTCGTCTCCGGTGTCGCCGGGCTGACGCTCGCACAGTTCTCGCTCACGAACGAGGAACTCCGCACACACCTCAAAAACACGGCCGTCGACGTGGGTCTCTCCAGCGACGAACAGGGTAGCGGCCGCGTCGACGCCGGCAACGCGGTCACGACCGAACCCGGCAGTGGCAGCGACGGCGGCAGCGGCGACTCCACGTCGGCATCGGTCGACGGGTCGCTCAGCGGTTACTGGGACTCGAAGTGTTGGAGCTACGGCTTCGAGTACGACGGCCCCTCGAAGATCGTCGTCGAACTCTCCGGTCCCTCGGACGCCGACTTCGACCTCTACGTCAACGAAGGATCCGGGTCGTGCCCGTCGACGAGCGACTACGACTACCGCTCGTGGACGACCGACAGCCAGGAGACCATCACTATCGACGACCCCGACGACTCTGCGGACCTGACGGTGCTCGTCGACTCCTACAGCGGCAGCGGCGACTACACGCTCACCATCACCGAGTACCAGTAA
- a CDS encoding PAS domain-containing sensor histidine kinase, with protein sequence MNGREPEALIPAAVDTLPINFAILDDEGKILYTNRAWQEFGEANEIELRPDTIGTNYLTITRQAETETAQTAAAGLSEILTGERELFEFEYPCHSPDKQRWFLMRAASFTNGDQRYVAVAHFDITDRYTYQRQLEESNERLQQFAYAASHDLREPLRMVTSYLQLLERRYSDDLDEDAKEFIEFAVDGAERMEAMIEGLLTYSRVETQGQSFVSVNLEAVLDDVLTDLGIRIDEAGAEITAESLPTVRGDASQLRQLFQNLLENALQYSGEQKPRVSISATRDEDEWMISVSDKGIGIDQKDADRVFEVFQRLHSHEEYEGTGIGLALCRQIIKRHGGEIWVNSEPEEGSTFSFTLPAPDT encoded by the coding sequence ATGAATGGCCGGGAGCCAGAGGCTCTTATTCCAGCGGCCGTAGACACACTTCCGATCAACTTTGCAATCCTCGATGACGAAGGGAAGATCCTGTATACAAATCGCGCATGGCAGGAGTTTGGCGAAGCGAATGAGATCGAACTTCGACCAGATACAATCGGAACCAACTATCTTACGATCACCAGACAAGCGGAGACGGAGACGGCACAAACGGCTGCCGCCGGGTTATCCGAGATTCTAACGGGCGAACGAGAACTCTTCGAGTTCGAATATCCGTGCCACTCTCCCGACAAACAACGTTGGTTTCTCATGCGGGCAGCATCGTTCACTAACGGTGACCAGAGATACGTCGCTGTTGCCCATTTCGACATCACTGATCGGTACACGTATCAGCGTCAGTTAGAAGAGTCCAACGAGCGCCTCCAGCAGTTCGCCTACGCAGCCTCCCACGACCTGCGAGAGCCGTTACGGATGGTCACGAGCTACCTACAGCTGCTAGAGCGTCGGTATAGCGATGACCTCGACGAAGACGCCAAAGAATTCATCGAGTTCGCAGTTGACGGTGCCGAGAGGATGGAGGCAATGATCGAGGGGCTGCTTACGTACTCCAGAGTCGAAACACAGGGACAATCCTTCGTTTCGGTCAATCTCGAGGCAGTGCTGGACGATGTTTTGACGGATCTCGGTATCCGGATCGACGAAGCTGGTGCCGAAATCACTGCTGAATCGCTACCGACTGTCAGAGGTGACGCCAGCCAACTCCGCCAACTCTTCCAGAACCTACTGGAAAACGCTCTCCAGTACAGCGGCGAGCAGAAACCCCGAGTGTCAATCTCTGCAACGCGTGACGAGGACGAGTGGATGATTTCGGTCAGTGACAAGGGGATCGGTATCGATCAAAAAGATGCAGACCGGGTTTTCGAGGTGTTCCAGCGACTCCACAGCCACGAGGAGTACGAAGGGACAGGGATCGGCCTCGCACTCTGTCGACAAATCATCAAACGCCACGGGGGCGAGATTTGGGTAAACTCCGAACCCGAAGAAGGATCGACGTTTTCGTTTACGCTTCCGGCCCCCGATACGTGA
- a CDS encoding DEAD/DEAH box helicase family protein, producing the protein MRLRYVDGTIEIDGSSDAFDKAAAALELDSKRADALHYRPIRDSLRAAGVEFEDDVLDAVSGVDLSCSLSLRPYQSEALRSWRRDERGVVVLPTGAGKTYVGMAAIDAVGGPTLVVVPTLELVDQWRDELARFEVPVGEFTGRAKDLGPITVTTYDSAYTHAAGFGDRFEFALFDEVHHLAAEKYQRIAERMAAPARMGLTATYERDDDRHTRLARLLGGKVYEIDTDDLTGKYLSPYTVERITVDLTPDEREAYDEHAAVFRNYVAFSNVSLDGPDGYRNLVVRSGNDPRAWRAIRAHETSRKIAFNAESKLAELASLLRECRENGDRVIVFTRYNDLVHVVADRFLIPAVTYKTPTDERRATLSWFKSGRVDAVVSSQVLDEGVDVPDANVGIILSGTGSNREYRQRLGRILRPSEKSARLYELVSADTGETRTADRRRS; encoded by the coding sequence ATGCGACTCCGGTACGTCGACGGAACCATCGAAATCGACGGTTCGTCGGACGCGTTCGACAAGGCGGCCGCGGCGCTCGAACTCGACTCGAAGCGAGCGGACGCGCTCCACTACCGGCCGATTCGTGACTCGCTTCGGGCGGCGGGTGTCGAGTTCGAAGACGACGTGCTCGACGCCGTTTCGGGCGTGGACCTCTCGTGTTCGCTCTCGCTCCGTCCGTATCAGTCGGAGGCGCTTCGAAGCTGGCGGCGAGACGAGCGGGGTGTCGTCGTCCTCCCGACCGGCGCGGGGAAAACGTACGTCGGCATGGCGGCGATCGACGCGGTCGGGGGGCCGACGCTCGTCGTAGTTCCCACGCTCGAACTCGTCGACCAGTGGCGCGACGAACTCGCGCGCTTCGAGGTTCCGGTCGGCGAGTTCACCGGGCGAGCGAAGGACCTCGGCCCCATCACGGTAACGACGTACGATTCGGCGTACACCCACGCCGCCGGCTTCGGCGACCGCTTCGAGTTCGCCCTGTTCGACGAGGTTCACCACCTCGCCGCCGAGAAGTACCAGCGCATCGCCGAGCGGATGGCCGCCCCCGCCCGGATGGGACTGACCGCGACGTACGAGCGCGACGACGACAGACACACGCGACTCGCACGGTTGTTGGGCGGGAAGGTGTACGAGATCGACACCGACGACCTCACGGGCAAGTATCTCTCGCCGTACACCGTTGAGCGAATCACGGTCGACCTGACGCCCGACGAGCGCGAGGCGTACGACGAACACGCGGCCGTCTTCCGAAACTACGTCGCCTTCAGCAACGTTTCGCTCGACGGCCCGGACGGCTACCGGAATCTGGTCGTCAGAAGCGGCAACGACCCACGGGCGTGGCGGGCGATTCGCGCCCACGAGACCTCGCGAAAGATAGCGTTCAACGCCGAGTCGAAACTCGCCGAACTCGCCTCGCTGCTGCGCGAGTGCCGCGAGAACGGCGACCGGGTCATTGTCTTCACCCGCTACAACGACCTCGTCCACGTCGTCGCCGACCGGTTTCTGATTCCCGCCGTCACCTACAAGACGCCGACCGACGAGCGCCGCGCGACTCTATCGTGGTTCAAATCCGGACGCGTCGACGCCGTCGTCAGTTCGCAGGTGCTCGACGAGGGCGTCGACGTCCCCGACGCGAACGTCGGCATCATCCTCAGCGGCACCGGCAGCAACCGGGAGTACCGTCAGCGACTCGGCCGCATCCTCCGCCCCTCGGAGAAATCCGCCCGCCTCTACGAACTCGTCTCCGCCGACACCGGCGAGACTCGCACCGCCGACCGACGCCGTTCCTGA
- a CDS encoding DUF790 family protein, translated as MLTKKLLETRRRKPDIWPVYRPPEEYREVARAVLDAYRPGVTHGELDEALRDVETHETYTLVRGLRKLLDHRLAFEREPAADPVSLREAAFERGFVTDARERRAVMEAVGDEFSISAADVADSLWADREREQRLHDAPEVGPTDLLRQYNLALTQTFLCDAASLTVESSTDLDRLAAAASEVGVMAEYTDDSNALRVVGPAAVSRKYRTYRKRVAEWVGRVVAASEWSLDARVEVEVRSETRLYEFAVDSGANELFPFFPWSCTPDDDRRARFGDRIGSRIPRWRLRATPTVLRGFDGERAVVDFAFERPHSGRECYLAVFDCWTPDHLDSRLTSLRAAAGDRPILAAVNERRCCVSGVDREALGDGLASRLVAERATDADAVVWYANALPIEGVTAELDVLEREWVETDRDYLLPLDLDAEPVTFDVDAFAYDRQVEPEAVRHHALDTGYGVLSNGTYLPEPVAADLRTEIDALDRRTLGAVRPLLRSYGLGTDALTALGYAVDEPTNRATCRVRRQEVD; from the coding sequence ATGCTCACGAAGAAACTGCTCGAAACCCGACGGCGAAAACCCGACATCTGGCCCGTCTACCGACCGCCCGAGGAGTACCGCGAAGTCGCGCGGGCCGTCCTCGACGCGTACCGGCCCGGCGTGACGCATGGGGAACTCGACGAGGCACTCCGCGACGTGGAAACCCACGAGACGTACACGCTGGTTCGCGGCCTCAGAAAACTGCTCGATCACAGACTCGCGTTCGAACGCGAGCCGGCCGCCGACCCCGTCTCACTCCGCGAGGCGGCGTTCGAACGGGGGTTCGTCACCGACGCCCGCGAGCGGCGGGCGGTGATGGAGGCCGTCGGCGACGAGTTCAGCATCTCCGCCGCCGATGTGGCCGACTCGCTCTGGGCGGACAGAGAGCGCGAGCAGCGACTCCACGACGCGCCGGAAGTCGGTCCCACGGACCTGCTGCGGCAGTACAACCTCGCGCTCACTCAGACGTTTCTCTGCGACGCCGCCTCGCTCACCGTCGAGAGTTCGACCGACCTCGACCGACTCGCCGCCGCCGCGTCCGAAGTCGGCGTGATGGCCGAGTACACGGACGACTCGAATGCCCTTCGCGTCGTCGGACCGGCGGCTGTGAGTCGAAAATACCGAACCTATCGCAAGCGAGTCGCCGAGTGGGTCGGCCGTGTTGTCGCCGCCTCCGAGTGGTCGCTCGACGCGCGCGTCGAAGTCGAGGTACGCAGCGAGACGCGACTGTACGAGTTCGCGGTTGACTCGGGGGCGAACGAACTGTTCCCATTCTTTCCGTGGTCGTGCACGCCCGACGACGACCGGCGAGCGCGGTTCGGCGATCGAATCGGGTCGCGCATCCCGCGGTGGCGACTCCGCGCGACTCCAACGGTACTCCGTGGGTTCGACGGAGAGCGCGCTGTCGTCGATTTCGCGTTCGAGCGCCCCCACAGCGGTCGCGAGTGCTATCTCGCCGTCTTCGACTGCTGGACGCCTGACCACCTCGACAGTCGCCTTACTTCGCTCCGGGCGGCGGCGGGCGACAGACCAATTCTGGCCGCCGTTAACGAGCGGCGCTGCTGCGTCTCCGGCGTCGACAGGGAGGCGTTGGGAGACGGCCTCGCGTCGCGTCTTGTCGCCGAACGCGCGACCGACGCCGACGCGGTCGTGTGGTACGCGAACGCCCTGCCGATCGAGGGGGTCACTGCCGAACTCGACGTGCTGGAACGCGAGTGGGTCGAGACGGACCGCGACTACCTGCTCCCCCTCGACCTCGACGCGGAGCCAGTGACGTTCGACGTCGACGCGTTCGCCTACGACCGACAGGTTGAACCCGAGGCGGTCCGACACCACGCACTCGACACGGGTTACGGCGTTCTCTCGAACGGGACGTATCTGCCCGAACCCGTCGCTGCGGACCTCCGCACCGAGATCGACGCGCTCGACCGGCGGACGCTCGGCGCTGTGCGACCGCTCCTTCGGAGCTACGGTCTCGGGACGGACGCGCTCACCGCGCTCGGCTACGCGGTCGACGAGCCGACGAACCGTGCAACTTGTCGAGTTCGTCGGCAAGAGGTGGACTGA
- the tuf gene encoding translation elongation factor EF-1 subunit alpha — protein sequence MSQDKPHQNLAIIGHVDHGKSTLVGRLLFETGSVPEHVIEQHREEAAEKGKGGFEFAYVMDNLAEERERGVTIDIAHQRFDTDKYYFTIVDTPGHRDFVKNMITGASQADHAVLVVAADDGVAPQTREHVFLSRTLGIETLIVAVNKMDTVNYEEDRYREVVDDVKQLLTQVRFDTDDARFIPISAFEGDNIAEHSENMQWFDGPTVLESLDNLPEMSPPTDAPLRLPIQDVYTISGIGTVPVGRVETGVLERGSNVSFQPSDVSGEVKTIEMHHEEVDRAEPGDNVGFNVRGIGKNDIRRGDVCGPADDPPKVAETFQAQIVVMQHPSVVTAGYTPVIHAHTAQVACTFVSLDQKLDPASGEVAEENPDFIKAGDAAIVTLRPQKPLSIEPSSEIPELGSFAIRDMGQTIAAGKVLEVNKR from the coding sequence ATGTCACAAGACAAACCACACCAGAATTTAGCCATTATCGGCCACGTCGACCACGGCAAGAGCACGCTCGTCGGGCGTCTCCTGTTCGAAACGGGGTCGGTACCGGAGCACGTCATCGAGCAGCACCGGGAGGAGGCCGCCGAGAAAGGTAAAGGCGGCTTCGAGTTCGCCTACGTGATGGACAACCTCGCCGAGGAGCGCGAGCGCGGCGTCACCATCGACATCGCCCACCAGCGCTTCGACACGGACAAGTACTACTTCACTATCGTCGACACACCCGGTCACCGCGACTTCGTGAAGAACATGATCACGGGCGCGTCGCAGGCGGACCACGCCGTCCTCGTCGTCGCCGCCGACGACGGTGTCGCGCCGCAGACGCGCGAACACGTGTTCCTCTCGCGAACGCTCGGCATCGAGACGCTCATCGTCGCCGTCAACAAGATGGACACCGTCAACTACGAGGAGGACCGCTACCGCGAAGTCGTTGACGACGTGAAGCAACTGCTCACGCAGGTCCGATTCGACACCGACGACGCGCGCTTCATCCCCATCTCGGCGTTCGAAGGCGACAACATCGCCGAGCACTCCGAGAACATGCAGTGGTTCGACGGCCCCACGGTGCTGGAGTCGCTGGACAACCTTCCGGAGATGTCGCCGCCAACGGACGCGCCGCTGCGACTGCCGATTCAGGACGTCTACACGATTTCGGGTATCGGCACGGTCCCCGTAGGCCGTGTCGAGACGGGCGTCCTCGAAAGAGGATCGAACGTCTCGTTCCAGCCGTCAGACGTCTCCGGCGAGGTGAAGACCATCGAGATGCACCATGAGGAGGTCGACCGCGCGGAACCCGGCGACAACGTCGGCTTCAACGTCCGCGGCATCGGCAAGAACGACATCCGCCGCGGCGACGTCTGCGGTCCCGCGGACGATCCGCCGAAAGTCGCTGAGACGTTCCAGGCGCAGATCGTCGTGATGCAGCACCCGTCGGTTGTCACCGCGGGCTACACGCCAGTCATCCACGCCCACACGGCCCAGGTCGCCTGCACGTTCGTGTCGCTCGACCAGAAACTCGACCCCGCGTCGGGCGAGGTCGCCGAGGAGAATCCGGACTTCATCAAAGCCGGCGACGCCGCCATCGTCACGCTGCGCCCGCAGAAACCGCTCAGCATCGAACCGTCGAGCGAAATTCCCGAACTTGGGAGCTTCGCCATCCGCGACATGGGGCAGACCATCGCCGCGGGCAAAGTGCTCGAGGTCAACAAGCGGTAA